One genomic window of Arachis hypogaea cultivar Tifrunner chromosome 8, arahy.Tifrunner.gnm2.J5K5, whole genome shotgun sequence includes the following:
- the LOC112704922 gene encoding uncharacterized protein — translation MKTLKTINVKTCEYLDKIPKQSWSKAHYKDTQKNNNVCNNMCEVFNSATKPYRSKPILTLLEKVRRIAMTSMAKNKLNLASHIGHLLSIQQSRLAKERYFSRYQTPIWFGDAAEVIFEVYGEPHNVLVDLGNHTCSCWSWQLSGLPCRQAIAAIVCLNENYVHAWLTMGSYNKTYEFHINPIKGEEMWDKSEYSHCLPSTRPKSHGRLKLYARKKDAHEVPVGGSQDRKSTKLKRQYDKFTCGTCGDVGHTTRGCEVAKKLKVEEAATAAE, via the exons ATGAAAACCCTCAAGACTATCAATGTGAAGACATGTGAGTATCTGGACAAGATCCCCAAACAATCCTGGAGCAAAGCGCACTACAAAGACACCCAAAAAAACAACAATGTATGCAACAACATGTGTGAAGTTTTCAACTCAGCCACCAAGCCATATAGATCAAAGCCAATACTTACACTATTAGAGAAAGTTAGGAGGATTGCCATGACAAGCATGGCCAAAAATAAACTTAACCTGGCAAGTCATATTGGACATTTACTTTCTATACAACAAAGTAGGCTTGCAAAGGAGAGATATTTCAGTAGATACCAAACACCTATATGGTTTGGTGATGCTGCAGAAGTCATATTTGAAGTTTATGGTGAGCCGCACAACGTGCTAGTTGATTTGggaaatcacacatgcagttgtTGGTCATGGCAGCTATCAG GATTACCTTGTCGTCAGGCCATTGCGGCTATTGTATGTTTGAATGAGAACTATGTTCATGCATGGTTGACAATGGGATCTTACAATAAGACATATGAGTTTCATATTAACCCGATAAAAGGAGAAGAGATGTGGGACAAGTCTGAGTACTCTCACTGCTTACCCTCGACAAGACCAAAATCACATGGGAGACTAAAGCtctatgcaagaaagaaggatgCACATGAGGTCCCTGTTGGAGGCAGTCAAGACAGAAAGTCCACAAAATTAAAGAGACAATATGACAAGTTCACTTGTGGAACTTGTGGTGATGTTGGTCACACTACAAGGGGGTGTGAAGTTGCAAAAAAGCTAAAGGTAGAGGAGGCAGCAACAGCTGCAGAATAA
- the LOC112705796 gene encoding 4-diphosphocytidyl-2-C-methyl-D-erythritol kinase, chloroplastic isoform X1, whose amino-acid sequence MASTQFLCSSHLFPSSRSSFRSSHLPRFKPYGSSNFHSKLHCQRPHLVRAMVSDSNTSRKQVEIEYDPEGRINKLADEVDKDAPFSRLTLFSPCKINIFLRITNKREDGYHDLASLFHVISLGDIIKFSLSPSKTTDRLSTNVSGVPLDDRNLIIKALNLYRKKTGSDKFFWIHLDKRVPTGAGLGGGSSNAATALWAANQFSGCLATEEELQEWSSEIGSDIPFFFSQGAAYCSGRGEIVQNIAPPLSLDIPMVLIKPQEACSTAEVYKRLRLDQTSNVDPLTLLENIKRNGISQDVCINDLEIPAFEVLPSLKRLKQRIIAASRGEHDAVFMSGSGSTIVGVGSADPPQFVYDDDEYKDVFLSEAYFLTREANEWYQEPSSSPAASPCVSETV is encoded by the exons ATGGCTTCTACCCAGTTTCTCTGCAGTAGTCATCTCTTTCCCTCTTCTCGAAGTTCCTTCAGAAGCAGCCATTTACCTCGATTCAAGCCATATGGGTCATCCAATTTCCACTCAAAGCTTCATTGCCAAAGACCCCACTTGGTTAGAGCCATGGTTTCTGATTCCAACACTTCAAGGAAGCAAGTAGAG ATTGAGTATGACCCTGAGGGAAGGATAAACAAATTAGCAGATGAAGTGGACAAAGATGCTCCATTTTCAAGACTTACTTTATTCTCTCCATGCAAG ATAAATATTTTCTTGAGAATAACCAACAAAAGGGAAGATGGGTATCATGATTTGGCTTCCCTGTTCCAT GTGATAAGTCTAGGTGATATAATCAAGTTCTCTTTGTCACCATCAAAAACTACGGACCGTCTCTCGACCAATGTGTCTGGGGTGCCCCTTGATGATAGAAATTTG ATTATTAAGGCGCTCAATCTTTACAGGAAGAAAACGGGAAGTGATAAGTTCTTCTGG ATTCATCTTGATAAGCGGGTACCCACAGGGGCTGGGCTTGGAGGTGGAAGTAGCAATGCTGCAACTGCATTATGGGCAGCGAATCAGTTCAGCGGTTGTCTTGCCACTGAGGAGGAACTCCAAGAATGGTCGAGTGAGATTGGTTCGgatattcctttctttttctctcaagGAGCAGCCTATTGCAGCGGTCGAGGTGAG ATAGTTCAGAATATAGCTCCACCACTATCTTTGGACATTCCAATGGTTCTCATAAAGCCCCAAGAGGCCTGTTCAACTGCAGAAGTCTACAAG CGGCTACGGTTGGACCAGACCAGTAATGTTGATCCTTTAACATTGCTAGAGAATATTAAAAGGAATGGGATATCACAAGATGTTTGTATCAATGATTtag AAATTCCTGCTTTTGAAGTTCTCCCATCTCTCAAGCGATTGAAACAGCGGATCATTGCAGCTAGCCGTGGAGAACATGATGCTGTTTTTATGTCAGGAAG TGGAAGCACTATTGTCGGTGTTGGTTCAGCTGATCCTCCACAATTTgtttatgatgatgatgaatacAAGGATGTCTTCTTGTCAg AAGCTTATTTTCTCACACGAGAAGCAAACGAATGGTACCAAGAGCCCTCTTCAAGTCCTGCCGCCTCTCCTTGTGTTTCCGAAACTGTTTAA
- the LOC112705796 gene encoding 4-diphosphocytidyl-2-C-methyl-D-erythritol kinase, chloroplastic isoform X2, whose translation MVSDSNTSRKQVEIEYDPEGRINKLADEVDKDAPFSRLTLFSPCKINIFLRITNKREDGYHDLASLFHVISLGDIIKFSLSPSKTTDRLSTNVSGVPLDDRNLIIKALNLYRKKTGSDKFFWIHLDKRVPTGAGLGGGSSNAATALWAANQFSGCLATEEELQEWSSEIGSDIPFFFSQGAAYCSGRGEIVQNIAPPLSLDIPMVLIKPQEACSTAEVYKRLRLDQTSNVDPLTLLENIKRNGISQDVCINDLEIPAFEVLPSLKRLKQRIIAASRGEHDAVFMSGSGSTIVGVGSADPPQFVYDDDEYKDVFLSEAYFLTREANEWYQEPSSSPAASPCVSETV comes from the exons ATGGTTTCTGATTCCAACACTTCAAGGAAGCAAGTAGAG ATTGAGTATGACCCTGAGGGAAGGATAAACAAATTAGCAGATGAAGTGGACAAAGATGCTCCATTTTCAAGACTTACTTTATTCTCTCCATGCAAG ATAAATATTTTCTTGAGAATAACCAACAAAAGGGAAGATGGGTATCATGATTTGGCTTCCCTGTTCCAT GTGATAAGTCTAGGTGATATAATCAAGTTCTCTTTGTCACCATCAAAAACTACGGACCGTCTCTCGACCAATGTGTCTGGGGTGCCCCTTGATGATAGAAATTTG ATTATTAAGGCGCTCAATCTTTACAGGAAGAAAACGGGAAGTGATAAGTTCTTCTGG ATTCATCTTGATAAGCGGGTACCCACAGGGGCTGGGCTTGGAGGTGGAAGTAGCAATGCTGCAACTGCATTATGGGCAGCGAATCAGTTCAGCGGTTGTCTTGCCACTGAGGAGGAACTCCAAGAATGGTCGAGTGAGATTGGTTCGgatattcctttctttttctctcaagGAGCAGCCTATTGCAGCGGTCGAGGTGAG ATAGTTCAGAATATAGCTCCACCACTATCTTTGGACATTCCAATGGTTCTCATAAAGCCCCAAGAGGCCTGTTCAACTGCAGAAGTCTACAAG CGGCTACGGTTGGACCAGACCAGTAATGTTGATCCTTTAACATTGCTAGAGAATATTAAAAGGAATGGGATATCACAAGATGTTTGTATCAATGATTtag AAATTCCTGCTTTTGAAGTTCTCCCATCTCTCAAGCGATTGAAACAGCGGATCATTGCAGCTAGCCGTGGAGAACATGATGCTGTTTTTATGTCAGGAAG TGGAAGCACTATTGTCGGTGTTGGTTCAGCTGATCCTCCACAATTTgtttatgatgatgatgaatacAAGGATGTCTTCTTGTCAg AAGCTTATTTTCTCACACGAGAAGCAAACGAATGGTACCAAGAGCCCTCTTCAAGTCCTGCCGCCTCTCCTTGTGTTTCCGAAACTGTTTAA